Proteins from one Hydrogenivirga caldilitoris genomic window:
- a CDS encoding murein hydrolase activator EnvC family protein → MKFLLTAVIMLIVSCAQRPVKVEKPEIKVPEYFTPVKGNFHKGERGFFIETKCSDFVRAVESGKVIYAGRDLENYGWVVIVEQSDGFVSVYGKLKDPWVKTGEGIKSRQVIGKVGEDKGTCGIYYELRDAYGKPIFPALR, encoded by the coding sequence ATGAAGTTTTTACTTACGGCTGTAATTATGCTTATCGTGTCCTGCGCCCAGAGACCTGTAAAGGTGGAAAAACCTGAAATTAAGGTGCCCGAATACTTTACCCCCGTGAAGGGAAACTTCCATAAAGGTGAAAGAGGATTCTTCATAGAGACTAAATGCTCCGATTTCGTGAGAGCGGTAGAGTCCGGAAAGGTCATATACGCAGGCAGAGACCTTGAGAACTACGGCTGGGTGGTCATAGTGGAGCAAAGCGATGGCTTTGTCTCAGTGTACGGCAAGCTTAAAGACCCATGGGTAAAGACAGGAGAGGGTATAAAGAGCAGGCAGGTTATAGGAAAGGTGGGAGAAGATAAGGGAACCTGTGGTATATATTACGAACTGAGGGATGCTTACGGGAAGCCCATATTTCCCGCGCTGAGGTGA
- a CDS encoding S8 family serine peptidase → MSSYLGLFLYLLLFTATNTFGEEYIVRAKDLADVPGTILKKIDRNTYLVELESLPVGLKSLSTGTLIEKNYKLWALNAPNDPCLQARWDLNFIRAYQAWDISTGSRTIYVAVLDTGVDYSNPDLKDNVWKNPDEVCGNNIDDDGNGYVDDCYGIDVANGDSDPMDDNGHGTAIASVIGAVGNNETLIAGVNWSVIIIPCKFLDSSGGGTIAGEIECLNYILNLKRNKGLNIVAVNASYGNVYPDSEIQREKIRELANEGIMYVTAAGNEGANNDLISMNPCNYDLDNMLCVGSVNSTGDRSGFSNYGFNKVKLSAPGENILTLENNNSGSSCSDLTSLSGTSFSTPFVTGAVALFKSTYPLSSYTEVKKHLLTTGRNNLSLSGQTYTCNILDLYSLMNGAVSPKVCASTLSLDWGDVQECTTVEKELIIRNTGNQRVQVANLYLEGGGFLLTKDGCSGRLLDTFEECSVFLAFSPGGSGDYTGSMYIHFSDSGLDFSVSLHAASSSSCGKSGGCTTGNPWVAFIPVLVFLRLLTRLRRR, encoded by the coding sequence GTGAGTAGTTACCTCGGACTTTTCCTGTATCTGTTGCTGTTTACTGCCACGAATACCTTTGGTGAGGAATACATCGTAAGAGCTAAAGACCTGGCAGATGTCCCAGGTACTATACTCAAAAAGATTGATAGGAACACTTACCTTGTTGAGCTTGAGAGTTTGCCCGTTGGACTTAAAAGTCTCTCTACGGGAACGCTAATTGAAAAGAACTACAAGCTCTGGGCTTTAAATGCCCCGAATGACCCATGTTTACAGGCAAGGTGGGACTTGAATTTTATAAGGGCTTATCAAGCCTGGGATATAAGTACCGGCTCCAGGACAATTTACGTTGCCGTCCTTGACACGGGAGTTGACTACAGTAACCCAGACCTTAAAGACAACGTATGGAAGAACCCAGATGAGGTCTGTGGCAACAATATTGACGATGACGGTAACGGATACGTTGATGACTGCTACGGCATAGATGTGGCAAATGGCGACTCGGACCCGATGGACGACAACGGGCATGGAACGGCCATAGCGAGTGTTATAGGTGCTGTAGGAAACAACGAAACCCTCATAGCGGGTGTTAACTGGAGCGTAATAATAATACCCTGCAAGTTCTTAGACTCATCCGGAGGTGGAACCATCGCGGGAGAGATAGAGTGCCTTAATTACATATTGAACCTTAAAAGGAACAAGGGATTGAACATAGTTGCGGTAAACGCGAGTTATGGAAATGTTTACCCGGACAGCGAGATACAGAGGGAAAAGATAAGGGAACTGGCTAACGAAGGGATAATGTACGTAACCGCTGCCGGGAACGAAGGGGCTAACAACGACCTCATATCTATGAACCCCTGTAACTACGACCTTGATAATATGCTCTGCGTTGGGTCCGTGAACTCAACGGGGGACAGATCCGGCTTTTCAAACTATGGGTTTAACAAGGTCAAGTTATCGGCTCCAGGAGAGAATATACTTACCCTTGAAAACAACAATTCCGGCAGCAGCTGCTCGGACCTTACTTCCCTTTCTGGAACCTCATTCTCAACCCCTTTTGTTACGGGTGCGGTTGCACTTTTCAAAAGCACCTATCCCCTGAGCAGTTACACTGAGGTTAAAAAGCACCTACTGACCACGGGCAGGAACAATCTGTCCCTTTCCGGGCAGACTTACACCTGCAATATACTTGACCTTTATTCTCTCATGAACGGGGCTGTTTCCCCAAAGGTTTGTGCCTCAACGCTATCCTTGGATTGGGGCGATGTCCAGGAGTGTACAACCGTTGAAAAGGAGCTTATTATTAGGAACACTGGGAATCAAAGGGTTCAGGTGGCAAACCTTTACCTAGAGGGTGGGGGTTTCCTCCTTACAAAGGACGGGTGTTCCGGGAGGTTGCTTGATACCTTTGAGGAATGCAGTGTCTTCCTTGCCTTTTCTCCTGGAGGCTCAGGCGACTATACCGGTAGCATGTACATACACTTCTCTGATTCAGGACTGGATTTCAGCGTAAGCCTCCACGCTGCAAGCTCCTCAAGCTGTGGCAAATCCGGAGGGTGTACTACGGGAAACCCTTGGGTAGCGTTTATACCTGTCCTTGTATTCTTAAGGCTGCTTACAAGGTTAAGAAGACGTTGA